In Methanosarcina siciliae T4/M, one genomic interval encodes:
- the dnaG gene encoding DNA primase DnaG: MQNTDTTKYIIHSKINADGVIERPDIVGAIFGQTEGLLGADLDLRDLQKTGRIGRIEVMVTAKGGKTKGNIFVPSSLDKVETSILAASLETIDRVGPCSAKIEVFQVEDVRAVKRKKIIERAKLIFTKMFDETVPESQELADEVRQSVRVDELTHYGKSRIPCGPNVLNSDAIIIVEGRADILNLLRYGIKNTICVGGTNIPPEVAELTKKKTVTAFTDGDRGGELIIRELLQVADLDYVARAPDGKCVEDLVQKEIIRSLRRKVPVEQIIEKYGIQEKESGDSACRLERVSKRKMRAPEVVPRIAEKKLHKRVKVHRVSPKTEAYEEESPEEIEEAVPEKSPEKAHEKVSERSLEKTPEAAEKVEARKAVSKPPVMARPVPAARAPRGKPSAERVSAVKVPGGEAVRVSPAPSRQTPVAPVSPEAARFRPHVDALKGTLTARILDSEDKVIEEIAVRDLASRLKTYRDNVKSVVFDGVITQRLVDIASSNAIKNLIGVKIGNIAKVPTDMEVLTSAML, translated from the coding sequence ATGCAAAATACTGATACCACGAAATATATCATTCATTCTAAAATAAATGCTGATGGAGTAATTGAGCGTCCCGATATAGTAGGCGCAATTTTTGGTCAGACTGAAGGGCTGCTCGGAGCAGATCTTGATCTGCGTGATCTGCAGAAAACCGGAAGGATTGGCAGGATAGAGGTGATGGTTACTGCCAAGGGAGGAAAAACCAAAGGCAATATCTTCGTTCCTTCGAGCCTTGATAAGGTCGAGACCTCTATCCTCGCAGCGTCTCTGGAAACCATTGACAGAGTAGGTCCCTGCAGTGCCAAGATTGAGGTTTTCCAGGTAGAAGATGTAAGGGCTGTTAAGCGCAAAAAAATTATTGAGAGGGCAAAACTCATCTTCACGAAGATGTTCGATGAGACGGTGCCCGAATCTCAAGAGCTAGCCGACGAGGTCCGGCAGTCCGTCAGGGTCGACGAACTGACTCATTATGGCAAGTCAAGGATACCCTGCGGGCCAAACGTGCTCAACTCGGATGCCATCATTATTGTCGAAGGCAGGGCTGATATCCTGAACCTGCTTCGCTATGGTATAAAGAATACCATCTGCGTGGGTGGAACAAACATCCCTCCTGAGGTTGCTGAACTTACTAAAAAGAAAACAGTAACTGCTTTTACGGACGGAGACAGGGGTGGAGAACTCATTATTCGTGAACTCCTCCAGGTGGCAGATCTCGATTATGTTGCCCGTGCTCCCGATGGTAAGTGTGTGGAAGACCTTGTCCAGAAAGAAATAATCAGGTCTTTGCGCCGGAAGGTTCCGGTGGAACAGATTATTGAGAAGTACGGGATTCAGGAAAAAGAAAGTGGAGATAGTGCCTGCAGGCTGGAACGCGTTTCCAAAAGAAAGATGAGAGCTCCGGAAGTTGTTCCTAGAATCGCGGAAAAGAAGCTGCACAAACGTGTGAAAGTTCACAGGGTATCTCCAAAGACGGAAGCTTACGAAGAGGAGTCCCCTGAAGAAATAGAAGAAGCAGTTCCTGAAAAATCCCCTGAGAAAGCTCATGAAAAAGTTTCGGAAAGGTCCCTGGAAAAAACTCCTGAAGCGGCAGAAAAAGTTGAAGCAAGAAAGGCTGTCTCAAAGCCTCCGGTTATGGCAAGGCCGGTTCCAGCTGCCCGAGCTCCCAGGGGAAAACCCTCGGCTGAGAGGGTTTCAGCTGTGAAGGTCCCCGGGGGAGAGGCAGTAAGGGTTTCACCTGCTCCTTCCAGACAGACTCCGGTAGCTCCGGTTTCTCCGGAAGCTGCAAGGTTCAGGCCGCACGTGGATGCCCTTAAAGGGACGTTGACTGCAAGGATCCTGGATTCTGAAGACAAAGTCATAGAGGAAATCGCAGTCCGAGACCTTGCAAGCAGGTTAAAAACTTACAGGGATAATGTGAAAAGCGTGGTTTTTGATGGTGTAATTACTCAGAGGCTTGTTGATATTGCTTCGAGCAATGCAATCAAAAATCTCATAGGAGTAAAAATCGGAAATATTGCTAAAGTTCCTACAGATATGGAAGTTTTGACCTCCGCCATGCTCTGA
- a CDS encoding UPF0058 family protein — translation MHKEELIQLHTYMAQMKRYFERHGVTHEFDDYKALSISPVHIHRSKADHKRAIFILGGELATLMSRDDPIFEEASTHMRDSLNSVIKLIGNN, via the coding sequence ATGCACAAGGAAGAACTAATACAACTGCACACATATATGGCTCAAATGAAGAGATACTTCGAGAGGCACGGTGTAACGCACGAGTTCGACGACTATAAGGCTTTATCGATAAGTCCTGTTCATATCCACAGGAGTAAGGCGGATCACAAGCGCGCAATTTTTATTTTGGGAGGCGAGCTTGCTACTCTCATGTCAAGAGATGACCCTATATTTGAGGAAGCATCTACCCATATGAGAGATTCCCTCAATTCCGTCATAAAGCTCATCGGTAATAACTGA
- the rimI gene encoding ribosomal protein S18-alanine N-acetyltransferase, translating into MIRRFAPEDFQKIVEIEEEAFSEHNSLVYMNFYEMVGDGFLVAEMEGKVVGYVVGYRSAENEGHIFSVGVKKEYRGMGIGTELIHAICDIFIANGLKYARLEVRNSNISAQKLYRSIGFIQCWTEKKYYSDGEDGMVMKMHLHPYRLLVSKQKYLEPVSSDNKFLTTIRSPISYYR; encoded by the coding sequence ATGATAAGACGTTTCGCGCCTGAGGACTTCCAGAAAATAGTCGAAATTGAAGAGGAGGCTTTTTCGGAGCATAATTCCCTGGTGTATATGAACTTTTACGAAATGGTTGGAGACGGCTTCCTTGTTGCGGAAATGGAAGGAAAAGTGGTAGGTTATGTAGTAGGCTACCGTTCCGCGGAAAACGAAGGGCATATTTTTTCCGTTGGTGTAAAGAAAGAATATCGGGGGATGGGGATAGGCACGGAACTGATTCATGCCATATGTGACATTTTTATTGCAAACGGCCTTAAATACGCGAGACTGGAAGTAAGAAATAGTAACATTAGCGCACAAAAATTATACAGATCGATAGGATTCATACAGTGCTGGACTGAAAAAAAGTATTATTCAGATGGAGAAGACGGTATGGTTATGAAAATGCACCTGCACCCATACCGCCTTTTGGTCTCAAAACAAAAATACCTTGAACCCGTATCATCGGACAACAAATTCTTGACCACAATAAGGAGCCCTATCAGTTATTACCGATGA
- the arcS gene encoding archaeosine synthase subunit alpha, with product MTQYFEIENRDGAARIGKLLLFPEIRTPCALHTAALGDLENPGPVVDAGSLWTADRKEIEARIKEIREKTGKGTLIILPHQTYPPAVPAKSPGKVETFTANSGQKVEAEGPTGSLLRAEGEVRKSDLYIMEGAGTLENNARRFLENLIDLKNRIPPDTALYAPKIALPENAAMLAYVGIDVMDDTRAEIAAYSDIYLTAAGSFYLDSLVEFPCRCRVCAATTPAKLRALPKADRAALLSAHNRDALDAELALIGEKIRAGNLREYVEGQCRVRPWLTALLRLGDFEYSYLEEKVPAFRQNQLLADTSEALSRIEVVRFARRIQERYTPPDLDVLLLLPCAARKPYSTSQSHQKFILTLGKYRKFVHEVIITSPLGIVPRELELTYPASHYDTAVTGHWDEEEKAWVSGCLESYLSKHKYKAVVAHVEGAYREICERVAEKLGIDIVYTAGESLTSYESLSNLKNTVEAICTSEDFSKKRQNAEEEKKNFVKAVAGYQFGGGAGRLFSKEAGNPVVKGRFPKYQLFAGKKQLATLIPQYGMLALSPEGAELVLKSEKYLVKIDDFVPRGSILAPGVLDADPEIRPNDEVIVFGKKALCVGRAAMSGREMKESGRGVAVDVRHVKKL from the coding sequence ATGACACAGTACTTTGAAATAGAAAACAGAGATGGAGCAGCACGTATAGGAAAACTCCTGCTCTTTCCCGAAATTCGCACTCCCTGTGCCCTGCATACGGCAGCACTCGGAGACCTTGAAAACCCGGGACCTGTTGTTGATGCGGGCAGCCTCTGGACTGCTGACCGGAAAGAAATCGAAGCACGCATAAAGGAAATACGTGAAAAAACCGGAAAGGGAACTCTCATTATTCTTCCTCATCAGACTTATCCGCCTGCCGTTCCAGCCAAATCCCCAGGAAAAGTTGAAACATTTACTGCAAACAGTGGTCAAAAAGTTGAAGCTGAAGGGCCCACAGGTTCCCTTCTCAGGGCAGAAGGCGAGGTTCGGAAGAGCGACCTTTACATAATGGAAGGGGCAGGAACTCTGGAAAATAACGCCCGGAGGTTTCTGGAAAACTTGATTGACCTGAAAAACCGCATTCCTCCGGATACTGCTCTCTATGCCCCAAAAATTGCCCTCCCTGAAAATGCAGCAATGCTCGCCTATGTCGGGATCGATGTAATGGATGATACAAGAGCAGAAATTGCAGCCTATTCTGACATCTACCTTACAGCTGCAGGCAGTTTTTATCTTGACTCCCTTGTAGAGTTTCCCTGCAGGTGCAGGGTATGTGCCGCCACCACGCCCGCCAAGCTCCGAGCTCTCCCTAAAGCTGACAGGGCAGCACTTCTTTCAGCCCATAACAGGGATGCCCTTGATGCCGAACTTGCTCTTATCGGGGAAAAAATCAGGGCAGGCAATCTACGGGAGTATGTGGAAGGGCAGTGCAGGGTCAGGCCCTGGCTTACAGCCCTGCTGCGCCTCGGGGATTTCGAATATTCCTATCTTGAAGAAAAAGTGCCCGCGTTCCGACAAAACCAGCTCCTTGCAGATACCTCCGAAGCCCTCTCAAGGATCGAAGTGGTCAGGTTTGCGCGCCGCATACAAGAAAGGTATACACCTCCTGACCTTGATGTCCTCCTGCTCCTGCCCTGTGCAGCCAGAAAACCCTATTCGACTTCCCAGTCCCACCAGAAGTTCATCCTTACCCTTGGCAAGTACCGGAAGTTTGTCCATGAGGTTATCATAACCTCCCCCCTGGGAATCGTGCCCAGAGAACTTGAACTTACCTATCCGGCATCCCATTACGATACTGCGGTTACGGGGCACTGGGACGAAGAAGAAAAAGCCTGGGTTTCCGGTTGCCTTGAAAGCTATCTCTCAAAACACAAATATAAGGCAGTGGTTGCCCATGTGGAAGGGGCATACAGGGAGATCTGTGAAAGAGTGGCTGAAAAGCTGGGGATTGATATAGTCTATACCGCAGGGGAAAGCCTCACGTCCTACGAGTCTCTTTCGAACCTGAAAAACACTGTTGAAGCTATCTGCACTTCCGAGGATTTCAGCAAGAAAAGACAGAATGCCGAAGAAGAGAAGAAGAATTTCGTAAAGGCGGTTGCTGGCTACCAGTTCGGAGGGGGCGCAGGACGTCTCTTTTCGAAAGAAGCAGGAAACCCTGTGGTTAAAGGCCGTTTCCCGAAGTACCAGCTCTTTGCCGGGAAAAAACAGCTTGCAACTTTAATCCCGCAGTACGGGATGCTCGCCCTCTCTCCCGAAGGAGCCGAACTGGTGCTAAAAAGTGAGAAATACTTGGTAAAGATTGACGACTTTGTCCCACGCGGTTCCATTCTCGCTCCGGGTGTGCTTGATGCGGACCCTGAGATAAGACCAAATGATGAGGTCATAGTTTTCGGGAAAAAAGCTCTCTGTGTGGGAAGGGCTGCAATGAGCGGGAGAGAAATGAAAGAATCAGGCAGGGGCGTAGCAGTTGATGTCCGACACGTTAAAAAACTTTAA
- a CDS encoding FAD-binding oxidoreductase produces the protein MDITEELRKIVGGRLSVSPSELYCYSSDASQVKGMPDYVVRPKSTDEVSRIVRLAYENEIPVTARGAGTGLAGGAVPVGGGIVLDMSGMNRILEVDIDNIQVVVEPGIIQDDLNDTLKPYGFFFPPNPGSSAMCTIGGMIAYNASGMRCVKYGTTRNYVRDLEVVLADGTVIHTGSKMLKSAAGYDLTQLIIGSEGTLGIVTRASLKIAPLPKNRKLVIASFKSAELAGQAVVKTFSNGVIPSACEILDRVSLQVLKRYDPKLVLPSEGDVILFEVDGTENSAREAAEQIIDVCSSLALSIKLAESEKEMADIWAARKLVGAAVSRLDPTKTRIYVGEDVGVPIKKIPELLRKAQEISEKFNLPAMKYGHIGDGNLHLALFIDVLNKDEWDRLNRAADMVHRTAIELGGTVSSEHGVGAARAEYMEAQWGPALEVMRAIKKALDPKGILNPGKLGL, from the coding sequence ATGGATATAACTGAAGAGCTTCGAAAAATCGTTGGCGGACGGCTCTCGGTCTCGCCTTCCGAACTTTATTGTTATTCTTCTGACGCATCCCAGGTGAAAGGGATGCCTGATTACGTGGTACGCCCTAAAAGCACCGATGAGGTCAGCCGTATTGTCAGGCTTGCTTACGAAAATGAGATCCCTGTGACTGCAAGGGGCGCAGGCACCGGCCTTGCCGGGGGAGCTGTCCCTGTTGGTGGGGGCATCGTGCTTGACATGTCGGGAATGAACAGGATTCTTGAAGTCGATATCGACAATATCCAGGTAGTCGTGGAGCCCGGGATAATCCAGGACGACCTTAACGACACCTTAAAACCTTACGGCTTTTTCTTCCCCCCGAACCCTGGCAGTTCTGCCATGTGCACTATCGGGGGCATGATTGCTTATAATGCCAGCGGGATGCGCTGTGTCAAATACGGTACAACCAGAAACTATGTCCGCGACCTGGAAGTGGTGCTTGCGGACGGGACTGTCATCCACACAGGCTCGAAAATGTTAAAATCAGCTGCAGGCTACGACCTGACCCAGCTTATCATAGGCTCCGAAGGCACGCTCGGAATCGTCACCAGAGCCAGCCTGAAGATTGCCCCTCTCCCGAAGAACCGGAAACTTGTAATCGCTTCCTTTAAAAGTGCGGAGCTCGCAGGGCAGGCAGTTGTAAAGACCTTCTCAAACGGGGTCATCCCTTCAGCCTGTGAGATCCTTGACCGGGTCTCTCTGCAGGTGCTCAAGCGCTACGACCCGAAACTTGTGCTCCCCTCTGAAGGTGATGTAATCCTTTTCGAAGTTGACGGCACGGAAAACTCCGCGCGTGAGGCTGCAGAACAGATAATAGATGTCTGCTCTTCCCTTGCTCTCTCCATAAAGCTTGCGGAAAGCGAAAAGGAAATGGCAGATATCTGGGCAGCCAGAAAGCTTGTGGGTGCTGCTGTTTCCCGTCTTGACCCCACGAAAACAAGGATTTATGTGGGTGAAGATGTGGGAGTTCCTATAAAGAAAATCCCGGAACTCCTCAGGAAAGCACAGGAAATTTCCGAGAAATTCAACCTCCCTGCTATGAAGTACGGGCACATAGGAGACGGAAACCTGCACCTTGCCCTTTTCATTGATGTCCTGAATAAGGATGAGTGGGACCGCCTGAACCGGGCTGCCGATATGGTCCACAGGACTGCAATCGAACTTGGAGGGACGGTCAGTTCCGAGCACGGCGTAGGTGCAGCCAGGGCTGAGTATATGGAAGCCCAGTGGGGTCCTGCTCTTGAAGTAATGCGTGCGATCAAAAAAGCCCTTGACCCGAAGGGCATCCTGAACCCGGGAAAGCTGGGGCTGTGA
- a CDS encoding (Fe-S)-binding protein, which yields MKNEGKKETGRSEELNGKEVGEKNSKESSFGVDRRSVYKCVQCGTCRSVCPVFDVVGWESANTRGRMLIIKSLLEGRPPSEDVLSSLASCTTCGICAAKCPAGANPPEVVEAARAQLVKCGVTTEAQEKLKAAVMTSGNSFGETRSRLHWLSDSERAKLPEKSDYVYFVGCFDSYRYPEFAKKTFEVLQRFGVTLLPDEQCCASPLLRTGFLEDAEKIMEHNLEQIRKVGAHTVITGCAGCYTTLKNNYPEELRVISLPEFLAEHLEELNLKHIDLTVTYHDPCHLGRHNKVYDAPRKVIQAICTLKEMKNIKENSRCCGGGGGVRIGYPDISLELARNRLEDVPEGVDYIVTSCPLCVRNLRDAGGDIEIIDIVELVAMALE from the coding sequence ATGAAAAACGAAGGAAAAAAGGAAACCGGGAGATCAGAAGAATTGAATGGAAAGGAAGTGGGCGAGAAAAACAGCAAAGAATCCTCCTTTGGAGTTGACCGCCGTTCAGTTTATAAATGCGTGCAGTGCGGCACCTGCCGCTCAGTCTGCCCGGTCTTTGATGTGGTCGGCTGGGAGTCTGCAAATACACGCGGAAGAATGCTTATCATTAAGAGCCTGCTTGAAGGGAGGCCGCCGTCCGAAGATGTCCTCTCAAGCCTTGCTTCCTGCACGACCTGCGGGATCTGCGCTGCCAAATGCCCTGCCGGAGCAAACCCTCCAGAAGTGGTGGAAGCTGCCCGCGCCCAGCTGGTAAAATGCGGGGTGACAACCGAAGCCCAGGAAAAGCTTAAAGCTGCAGTTATGACCAGCGGCAACTCTTTCGGGGAAACAAGAAGCCGATTGCATTGGCTTTCCGATTCGGAACGTGCAAAACTCCCGGAGAAATCCGATTATGTCTACTTTGTAGGTTGTTTTGACTCCTATCGTTATCCTGAATTTGCAAAAAAGACCTTCGAGGTTTTGCAGCGCTTTGGGGTAACCCTCCTGCCGGACGAGCAGTGCTGTGCTTCCCCCCTCCTCCGTACGGGTTTCCTGGAAGATGCGGAAAAGATCATGGAGCACAACCTTGAGCAGATCCGGAAAGTGGGAGCTCACACCGTCATCACGGGTTGTGCCGGCTGTTACACCACTCTCAAGAATAACTATCCCGAAGAGCTCAGGGTTATCAGTCTCCCCGAGTTTCTTGCCGAGCACCTTGAAGAGTTAAACCTCAAGCATATTGACCTGACAGTCACCTACCACGATCCCTGCCATTTGGGCAGGCACAACAAGGTCTACGACGCCCCCAGAAAAGTTATTCAGGCTATCTGCACCCTCAAGGAGATGAAAAACATCAAAGAAAACTCCCGCTGCTGCGGCGGTGGGGGCGGAGTCAGGATAGGCTATCCCGACATCTCCCTTGAACTTGCCCGAAACAGACTCGAAGACGTACCCGAAGGCGTGGACTATATCGTAACCTCTTGCCCCCTCTGCGTGAGGAACCTCAGGGATGCAGGCGGAGATATCGAGATAATCGATATTGTAGAACTTGTGGCAATGGCGCTTGAATAA
- a CDS encoding YgiQ family radical SAM protein — translation MSPEEVKARGWKEPDIILVTGDAYVDHSSFGTAIIGRVLEDAGFRVGIIAQPRWDNPEDFKKLGRPRLFFSVSAGNTDSMVSNLTPGLKPRKKDAYSPGNKTGLRPNRAVIIYSNRIKEAFPNVPIVLGGIEASLRRFAHYDYLSDKVRQAILADAPADLIVYGMGELQIVEIAKRLQAGEDIRKIRDIPGTVWKMEVKAWKELKEKSKGTTEAVVRDTALEAAEFFKEYIEIPSFSEVSQDKAAFAKAFRTYFPEQNPITGKGIVQPHPKTVIVQNRPMRPLTEAELDHVYELPYTGETHPSYTEPIPALEMVKFSLTTHRGCFGGCSFCAITQHQGRMISSRSPESVLREAKKLTEKPDFKGIINGVGGPTANMYGMECRTWEKKGACLDKACLYPRICPSLDTSHKKLLELMRRLRELPGVRQVFTGYGVRYDLALEDEEYLEELCAHHISGQLRIAPEHFSKRVTDAMSKPGKEVYERFSEKFAAFNKKCGKEQYIVNYLMSGHPGCTLEDMIEMAEYVRDHGGYTEQVQDFTPTPMTVSTCTYYTGLDPFTGKKVYVAKDKKEKAMQRALMHYRNPANYELVYEALEKAGRFDLVGNAHKCLIRRKRKQRK, via the coding sequence ATGAGCCCTGAAGAAGTAAAGGCTCGCGGCTGGAAAGAACCTGACATCATCCTGGTTACCGGAGATGCCTATGTGGACCATTCCAGTTTCGGGACTGCAATAATAGGAAGGGTCCTTGAGGATGCCGGCTTCAGAGTGGGAATAATTGCCCAGCCCAGATGGGATAACCCTGAGGATTTCAAGAAACTCGGGAGGCCCAGACTCTTTTTTTCCGTAAGCGCAGGAAACACCGATTCAATGGTCAGCAACCTGACTCCGGGCCTTAAACCACGGAAAAAGGATGCATATTCTCCCGGAAACAAAACAGGACTTCGTCCGAACCGCGCCGTGATTATCTATTCCAACAGGATAAAAGAAGCTTTCCCCAATGTGCCGATAGTGCTCGGAGGAATCGAAGCTTCCCTAAGGCGCTTTGCTCATTATGATTATCTTTCGGATAAAGTCAGGCAGGCAATTCTTGCCGATGCCCCCGCAGACCTGATTGTCTACGGTATGGGCGAACTCCAGATTGTAGAAATTGCAAAACGGCTTCAGGCAGGAGAGGACATTCGGAAGATCAGAGACATCCCCGGCACGGTCTGGAAAATGGAAGTTAAAGCCTGGAAAGAACTCAAAGAAAAGAGCAAAGGGACAACTGAAGCTGTGGTTCGGGATACAGCTCTGGAAGCAGCCGAATTTTTCAAGGAATATATCGAAATTCCTTCTTTTTCCGAAGTTTCTCAGGACAAAGCAGCTTTTGCGAAAGCTTTCCGCACATACTTCCCGGAACAGAACCCCATCACCGGAAAAGGGATTGTCCAACCTCACCCGAAAACCGTTATTGTGCAGAACAGGCCCATGCGTCCCCTGACAGAAGCGGAACTTGACCACGTCTATGAGCTGCCTTATACGGGGGAAACCCACCCCTCCTATACCGAGCCCATCCCTGCCCTTGAGATGGTAAAGTTCTCCCTGACAACGCATAGGGGCTGTTTCGGAGGCTGTTCTTTTTGCGCCATCACCCAGCACCAGGGGCGTATGATCTCAAGCCGCAGCCCCGAGTCCGTCCTGCGGGAAGCAAAGAAGCTTACGGAAAAGCCGGACTTCAAAGGCATAATCAACGGGGTCGGAGGTCCCACTGCCAATATGTACGGTATGGAGTGCAGGACCTGGGAAAAGAAAGGAGCCTGCCTGGATAAAGCCTGCCTCTACCCGCGTATCTGTCCCTCTCTTGATACCAGCCATAAAAAACTGCTCGAATTAATGCGGCGCCTGCGTGAGCTTCCCGGAGTCCGACAGGTCTTTACAGGCTACGGCGTGCGCTACGACCTTGCCCTTGAGGACGAGGAATACCTCGAAGAACTCTGCGCCCACCACATAAGCGGTCAGCTGCGGATTGCACCTGAACATTTCTCAAAGCGAGTAACCGATGCAATGTCCAAGCCGGGAAAGGAAGTTTATGAGAGATTTTCCGAAAAATTTGCCGCCTTTAACAAAAAATGCGGCAAGGAACAGTACATCGTAAACTACCTTATGTCGGGCCACCCGGGCTGTACCCTTGAAGATATGATCGAAATGGCGGAATATGTGCGGGACCACGGAGGCTACACCGAACAGGTACAGGACTTTACCCCAACCCCCATGACGGTATCAACCTGCACGTACTACACGGGGCTTGACCCGTTCACAGGCAAAAAAGTGTATGTTGCAAAAGACAAAAAAGAAAAAGCCATGCAAAGAGCCCTTATGCACTACAGGAACCCTGCAAACTATGAACTCGTATATGAAGCCCTGGAAAAAGCAGGAAGGTTTGACCTTGTGGGAAACGCTCATAAGTGCTTGATAAGGAGAAAAAGGAAACAACGAAAGTGA
- a CDS encoding MBL fold metallo-hydrolase, translating to MEVRYICPTAYDSSVYLVNGKVLIDAGMSSDLIIRELEKSIKLTDLELIILTHCHYDHTAAAAEIAEKSGAKVGIHRADLEGVNDEYLSVSVLFGDRAPAVKPTVIYEEGDKIPIGNGEFLEVIHTPGHSKGSICLYEPVSKSLFSGDTVFPGGGFGRMDFEGSEPEKMLGSVEKLTKLDVKNLYSGHGAPNDRDGNKQIMASYTMLKMMMGV from the coding sequence ATGGAAGTCCGGTACATCTGCCCCACAGCCTACGATTCCAGTGTTTACCTTGTAAACGGGAAAGTCCTGATCGATGCAGGAATGAGCAGCGACCTGATCATCAGGGAACTTGAAAAATCTATCAAGCTTACTGACCTTGAACTGATCATCCTGACCCACTGCCACTATGACCACACTGCCGCAGCTGCAGAAATTGCGGAGAAGAGTGGAGCAAAAGTTGGAATCCACAGGGCAGACCTTGAAGGCGTAAACGACGAGTACCTCAGTGTTTCCGTACTCTTCGGAGACCGCGCCCCGGCTGTCAAACCAACGGTCATCTATGAGGAAGGAGACAAAATTCCCATCGGAAACGGGGAATTTCTCGAAGTCATCCACACCCCGGGACACTCAAAAGGGAGCATCTGCCTCTATGAGCCCGTCTCAAAAAGCCTCTTTTCGGGAGACACCGTCTTTCCGGGAGGTGGTTTCGGAAGGATGGACTTTGAAGGCTCAGAACCTGAAAAAATGCTTGGTTCCGTAGAAAAACTCACAAAACTCGATGTAAAGAACCTGTACTCAGGACATGGAGCTCCTAATGACAGAGACGGGAATAAACAGATCATGGCTTCTTATACAATGCTGAAGATGATGATGGGAGTCTGA
- a CDS encoding TatD family hydrolase, whose protein sequence is MPYPIIDSHCHLDFPKFNPDREEAILRARKAGVVGMINSGISIKGNRMSLELAEKHKDIHAALGLSPDIGRGGTDDAINSILAQVEVNAEKAVAIGEAGLDFQDCKTSEERERQTASFKKVIELSKDLEKPLVVHARMAEAEVLELVRNVDTVIYHCYSGSPETMREIVDTGYYISLATLVCFSEHHQDLVAEVPPENLLLETDSPFLSPRKGRNEPAYIVDSIPVVAQLKEMEPAEIARIVTENARRVFEI, encoded by the coding sequence ATGCCTTATCCAATCATTGATTCTCACTGTCACCTTGATTTTCCCAAATTCAACCCCGATCGAGAAGAGGCTATCCTCCGCGCCCGGAAAGCAGGAGTTGTAGGAATGATAAACTCCGGAATTTCCATTAAAGGCAATCGCATGAGTCTTGAACTTGCGGAAAAGCACAAGGACATCCATGCTGCTCTGGGCCTGAGCCCCGACATCGGGAGAGGAGGAACCGATGATGCCATCAACTCAATCCTTGCCCAGGTCGAAGTCAATGCCGAAAAGGCAGTGGCGATCGGAGAAGCCGGCCTGGACTTCCAGGACTGCAAAACAAGTGAAGAACGAGAACGGCAGACAGCTTCGTTCAAAAAAGTAATCGAACTTTCAAAAGATCTGGAAAAACCCCTTGTGGTGCATGCCCGGATGGCTGAAGCCGAGGTCCTGGAGCTTGTCAGAAATGTGGATACCGTAATCTATCATTGCTATAGCGGTTCCCCTGAGACCATGAGGGAAATCGTGGACACAGGCTACTACATTTCCCTGGCAACCCTTGTCTGTTTTTCCGAACATCACCAGGACCTTGTAGCTGAAGTGCCCCCTGAGAACCTGCTTCTTGAAACCGACAGTCCTTTCCTCTCCCCCCGCAAAGGCAGAAACGAGCCTGCATATATAGTGGATTCTATCCCGGTTGTAGCGCAACTTAAAGAAATGGAACCTGCAGAAATTGCGAGAATTGTCACTGAAAACGCACGCAGGGTTTTCGAAATATGA